A window of Phaseolus vulgaris cultivar G19833 chromosome 4, P. vulgaris v2.0, whole genome shotgun sequence genomic DNA:
CATATGTGTTAGTAAACAAGGTAGTCAAAATTGTGATACAAGTTGTAAGATGATATGACTCTACAATGTGTGTCACCGTCTTCGATCACTTGAAAAGTGCGATTTCAATGGATTGCATGGATCGACGTTGCAAATCGCAACTCGCGTGGGAGCGGCAAGTTTCACAATGTTGGTAACCTCCTCTCACGTTCTCGTGGCAACAATTCTATATTGGCACCTCTCGTGGCAATTTTCGCGGCAACGCACCTCCTCTTTTCGCTGTCCTTGTAGTGGCTCCTCCTTTTGCGCGGTGGTTCTCGCGCGCTTCATGACAATGGTCACACAAGCGAAGCTTCTTATAATGTTGCGATGGCGCGACGACACTTCTTACAGCGTTGCGATGACATGACGATTCATCGTACATGTGGCATGGCAACTTTAGGCAATTCTCTCACGGCGACTCTAATTGATAGCTACTTGATTTTAGGGTTTCCAAACGTGGTTCAAGATGAGACAACACATCGGCCCAACTAAATAAAGCCCAAATTGCcacaattattttttgaagCCACAATTTGCATGTGATGGTTACTGTTTTGAAACCAAATCAGTGACTTTTGAAACCAAATCACTCACTGGATAGAGCTATGGCAaaccttttctatttttaaaatcaattagcATGTCATGTAATTGTTTTGAAACCTAATGACTCAGTCTCTTCCAACTTCACCCACGGTAGTCACTATTTAGTTGCTACcccataattaattttttttgtatataagTTTTCATTAAATTTGTAGGATCTTATGATCCTTGTTATGATCTCCCGATTTACTATTCATATTTATCTTTTCAATCCAGAGTAAGATCTCGATTTTGACTACCTTGCTAGTAAATGCTTAAACAAACTttaggtcttcatcctcctaATTCTGTGGTTGATTGTGGCTAGACCATTTTCATCAAACATAAAATAAtgtgtatttttgttttttttagccTAATTTGAATAAGATAGTTATACCTTGTAGTAGTCTATGTTTATGCTTTGTTTCAACATAGGGCTAGGGAGGGAAGTGTTTGAGGGTTGAGGGAAGTGTTTTCTTAATTCCTACTCACCATTGTCTCTATGTAAGGAAAACTTGTGTACTCCTTTTGATAACGTTGATTGAATACTAGCATGTGAGTTCTTTTCTTGAGTGTGTCATAACTGAAGTCCCTCCTTTACTCATCCTATAGTGACATTTCTTAGCTTATCTCTCGTGTGACATTGGTGCTTAATCAAAGTTTGGGAAGTAGAGAATTTTTTCTTAGGATTTCTTATCTAGTGAGCTAGGTCACAAGTCATGATTCTCCATACTTCCTTATCTCATAGGATTGATTGGTTCAAGGTTTTTCCCAATCCCTAGCACTATCTTGATTTTTTTGTATTCCCAAatcatttctttttttcttttttatgtttcCGCAAAATTGTAGATCACTTTCCATCCACAAGTCCttcaaagatttgattcaaGATCCAGCCAAGAGTTTCTTCCTTGAAGTGAAAATTTCCTTCAACCCAAGCAAGCCTCCCTTGGCTTCCATGTGAGATGGTGCTCAAATTTGATTATAAGGGTGTTTTTGAAGTAACAGTATTAAATAAGATTGAGTTAGTTGGAATATGCTTATATGTAAGTCCACTTAACATGAGCAGCAGTTGTTTTGCTTATATTTGATTATAGAGGAAGTGGTTATATTCTAatggatttttctttttaataattatacacAATTGTGAATTAAATTCGAATATACTAATGCTGATCAGAATTACTTTAATCACTATTTCAAATTTTGTTCTTGAGCATTTGTGAAGAAAAGACAGAAGGATATTGAATTAGGAATAGATGCATGGGAGTAGTGAACTTGCCAAGTTATACAATGGCTAACTCTTTATACCCTGAACTGCGTACTTGCGGATCTGAATCAGTTCTGTTGCTGAtcctttaatttatatattttctctaGGTGTTTGTGGTGGGTTTCCTTGCAGCCATTCCACTGGTACCGAAGCATCTTTCTCATAGGGCTTATCGACTTTCTTTTTTGGGCACTACATGCTCTTCTCTGTACTCATTGTATTCACAATATGGAGTAAGTTTTTGCTGTGATGTTACAGTTAACATTATCTTCTGAGTGTTCTGATTCTTCTATCTCTACTATGTTGTGACTTTGTAATCTTGCCATTGCAGAAGCCAAGAGCATGGAATATGCAGGCCTTGCAAGTTTACTTTCAGTCGATAATTGCTTCAAGCGATTTTATATACTTCATCTTCTGCCTTACGTTTGTTACATCTCATCTTTGCCTTAAATGTGTGTATTCCTTTGTCAGTTAATCCCATTttgcacttctttgcttcttcttgAAGAAATTGATGTTACCATTCCTTTATGCCGCCTTCATGTCCTGCGCTTTATAATCTGCTTTTATTACGCTGCAGTTGCTTTGATACCTATCCTATGTTGGTCACTTGAACATGTTGCCAAGTTCCTTAGACGGAATTTCAGTCGCTCCACGCTGTACAGGTAAAttatctttgaaaagattttagtaGTAACATAGAAAGAAAATAGTGTTCCTAAATGGGACAGCATTGCTCAGTAAGCAAGGAACTGATCCTGTTCTCTATCTTGTATTTTCATTAAATTACTGTCAGAACCTAGAGCTTAAATATTTTGCCTTCTCTAGCGTGCATTGTTTAAATGAACAGTTTGGCCTTTTGCACGAAGAACCTAATTGTTACTCTTTATTGTTGTGAAACCAAGCATGAAATTTCTAATATAATTTCAATGTTATTCTACCAAGCATGGAATTTCTAATATAATTTCAATGTTATTCTGTGATATTTCTCTTGAACTGTCTTCATCATTTTTCTAGAATTAGATTTGATCTATGAAAGGCCTAAACGAGTACTTTCTTTATACCACTGTCTGAATAATTATCTTAACATCTGTATGCATAATTGTTTATTCTGTGATATTTCTCTTGAACTGTCTTCATCATTTTTCTAGAATTAGATTTGATCTATGAAAGGCCTAAACGAGTACTTTCTTTATACCACTGTCTGAATAATTATCTTAACATCTGTATGCATAATTGTTTATTGTTGATTTGCCCAAATTCCCCCGAGTCCAACACCATATAATGAATTGCTGAATTCTCACTTAAGGACTATTTTTTAATGTACTTTGACATCTAAGATATATTTTTCTCTCCCTATTTGGTTAAATAGGAAGTATTTGGAAGAGGCTTGTGTTTGGGTGGAGTCAAACAACTCTACCCTCCATATACTGACATCGCATGCTGAGATTGGACTTGGATTCCTGTTGATCATTTCATTGTTCTCGTCAGTTTCTGAAGCTTTTTCTTTCTTCCCCCAAATATTTCTGTGGCACATATTCCTTATATTATTTGACTCACTCCACTGTATTTCTTACCCACACATGCAGGTGGCAGCGGAACATAATACAAGCATTCATGTACTGGCAGGTTTGTTTTCTGTCACAGCACTGGTTCAGAATAAATGgaaaaattgttaaatatatttaagaCAACACTCAAGACTCCAGCACAAATGCACAATCTCCTTTCCAATCCAAATTTGAATTACCTCACCTATTAAGTCCTGCCACACACTgtcttaattaattatttaattaattcttcaCCGGATCACTGTTATTAATAACTCCATGTTGCTATAATATTCTGTTACAACTTTTCCTCTTCTCGCTGTAAACTTCCGGGGCTTTCTGAAACATTGCTAGCTACACATATGGTCTTAAACATTTTTGGGGAAAATGTTAGTTTGAGCCAATGTTTTAAATCCTGGATAGTAGCTTGTAATGGAATGGAAGACTCCGTAACCCTGCAACCGCCATAGCATaacctttatttttattttcttgtgtaTGCTGTGCATATTAATTCTAAGAAGTGACTAAATTTTACTCCAAATTATTAACATTCATACATAACTAACAATTTAAAGTAATAGCTGTCATAAATGAAATATACAAGtacattccaaaaaaaataaaatcaaatacaagTTTGCTAAATAGGAATTATCAATCATCATCTTCTAAATCCAAGTCTTGCCAATCATTTTATCTATTTTCAATCTTAGAAATTAAAACCCTGAAAATAGCACTCCATAAAAGCCCTAATGTCTCTATTCAATGGTGTTTTTTGGAATCATGTCATAGCTCTTTTATACTGGCTGCTATTCAGCCCACCATGTAGTCCACTACAGCTGCTACCCTAAATTGCACTGCCACCAGCCTTTAGCCGGTAGGGCCCCCTCTATATCAAGGAAGGGAACTGTGTATAACCAAACACTGTTTAATGTGTTAATGATCTCAGTCAAAGGATATCTGTGATCTGATTAATGCCTAATTTACTAAAAGATAAACATAAGTTGCACAGTTAGCATTCTTTCGTCAACAGAAAAGGattgaaaaaagaagaaatggGGTTGTGGTACTTTTGAATCAATCCTCTTCTTTCTCCTGTTTTTTGTAACAATTATTGTATTGAAAGAAATCTGCAACAAGCAAATGAATGAAATAAAATGTTATTGCTGGCATGTATTAATTCTCATGTTTTTCCTTTCCTTCCGCAGCTTTTGAAACTCATGTATCATGTTCCTGTAACGGCCCCTTACCATCAGAGTGTTTGGGCTCAAATTGGGAGAACGGTAAATCCTGTCATTCAACGCCACCTGCCATTCTTGAGGACTCCTGTAACTGCAATTCAAAGATGGTGGCTAAGGTAGAAAGCTTGGCTGAAATGGTTTCATATGAAGACCAAGTAAAcattttttgttcctttttcttAAAATACAGTTTGATTTCACATCAAGTGACCTGTTGGTCATATTACAAAGGACTGAAGTAGATTGAGATTGAGTTGAATAATTCATCTAATCCTGAATGTTAGCTTGATTGAGCAGTGTGTTTATTTACATTTTAGCATTTATGCCAATGTTTTAAATTCCAAATAGCGGTGTGCAGAAAATTAATGACACCCATAAACTAACAAAAGTCATAATTTAAGTGTAATAAATTGAAGTGTTCATTTTTACTATTCTTACAACTATAGATTTAAGTTTtcgaaattaaaattttaaaatagactCTAAAGGAATCGCCTAGTGTCTGTGCAGAGGCATTTTTTGGAATCCACACAGCTATTTGGTCTGCAATGGCCCCAAAAACCTTAcgaagaaaatatattttttctgaatCAAGTTAGGATTTTTACTGATGAACTTTCTCATAAGAATTTTTAGTAGAGAAAATATGAACAAAAAGtgaaatgaatattttattaagttCATATTAGTATAATctataaattaaagaaattatgAGTTATTATAAGTTTATTTATGCATTAACTATAGGGAGAAgtttatttcattttaggaTGGAGATATTGGATAAACAGTTTACGACGTTGTCTTTCAATCTTCTTTGCCGGAAAAAAGATTATTTTAGATCTCCTTAAAGGAGACTTGGTAGaattgaaaaaagaaattgCGACAATTAGGATAGATATTTTGCGTACTATTTAAAGGTGATCTTTCACGGGTTTTGTAATTATTTGGTAttggttttttgttttgttggaGAACCAGGAATATGGCTAAGTCTTAATATATCCTCACAAGTTAAATTTGTAATGTTGAGTTATCAAGTTAGATTTATGATGTTGTTAGACATAAATTCActtattaaaatgattttagagTTATTTGAAGTCTATTCCAGTCAAGTTTATTGGGAATTATAATGTAATCATTATTCAATTTCTGTTGAATCACTCACAAATATTTAATCATACGATTGAgatgttcatttttcaattaatgGGTATGTTAGAAATCTCACATTATTAGGAATGAAGTCaagttataatatataagtgagtgcaaacttcATATTACAAGTGAATTTTGTAAGATTGACCGGAGCAGAACCATGTTAGAGAGAGAGGGGGAGTGGCATGTGGGATGAAGAACTCAAGcattaattttttcttcacaaattttCCTCCTGAATACCAAGAGGAGGATATGTGGAGAGTGTTTCAGAGATGGGGAAGAGTGGTTGACGTGTTTATTTCTAGAAGAATGAATAACAAAAATCAGAGGTTTGGGTTTGTCAAATTTCAAGGTGTGGTGGATGTGGTAGACCTGGAAAGGAGATTGGATTCAGTTTGGATTGGTTATTGGAAAGTAAGGGCAAACCGACCAAAATTCGGCAGAGACAGGGAGCCAAGGTACGTTAGGAAGGTAGTTCCCAAACCAATAGTCAGACGCATCAAGGAAGAAATGGAACGTAGAGTCTAATGGTACTCGAAGTCTTAACGTttgaaggaaaaggaaaagttaACGTACCCTTTTGCTGTGGAGAAAGGTGGTAAGGGGGAAAAAAGGACGAAGAATCACATAGCGTTCAAGGCAGAGGTGCATCATTCAGAGTGGTTAGACAACTGCTTCATTGGGAAAACTGTCGAACCAAATTTGGCTAGGGATATGAAGGAAAGTTTTATCTTGGGTggttttaaatttattcaagtgcGGTTCATGGGAGGCAATTGCGTATTGTTGTCGGGAGAAGATGTGAATTTGATTAAAAAGACCATAGAGGAAAATAAAGAGTGGTTTGAATCAATTTTCGAATCAATTACCCCTTGGGAGAAAGAATTTACGGTGtcggaaaaatttgtttgggctAGAATTAGAGGGTTGCCCTTGAATCTGTGGAGTAGACATAGTTTGGAAAGTATTGTGGCTATGGTAGGAACTCTTGTAGAAATTGATAAGGATACATTGGAGATGGAAGAACTAGAATTTGCAAGAGTCTTAATTAAATTGCCTGTAGCAAGAGATGTTCGTTGGTCAAATTGCATGAAGATTAATGAGACTATTTGTCAAATAGCTATTGAAGAAGAACCTGTCAATAAAATTAGAAGAAGCCAATTTGGTGAACGGGGAATTAATTCTGATGACGAACTAGGTAGTTTCGCAGGGAGAGAGGGTGGTGAATCAGAAGAGTCAAAGTTCGGTAGTAATTTATTTTTCCATGGTGGTGTAGGGGAGGACACGACGGTGGAGGAAGCGGAGCTCCGCCGTAGGGAGGTACAGAACCAGTATGCGACTACAACAGCtaggtgtgatgacgtggaagCTTAGGAATTAAGTGGGAAACAATATGATAAACACCTTAATGAGGTAATTAATGGGTTAGGTGGCCAAGATGGTTGCATTAATGAGGTAGAGAGGCTGTCTATAGATTATAACGTTGCACTTAATGAGGTAGGTGGGCAGAGGCAAACCCTAATTGAGATTAAAAGTCTTTTAGTTGATATTGGGCCTCTTGAGTGCGATTGGGCCCAATTTCAATCTTTAGAGAGGGGGGTGTGCCTAGCTGGATCTGGCCCAAAACTTACTGAATCAGAACTATCTGGTGTGGGAAGTAGGGCTGACGTGGCCCTAGGTCAACCTTGCAGCGTCCATCACTCACCACTGGTTGCGGCCGCCTTCGACGATGGAGCTTCGGTAGCGGCAGCGTACGCACGGTGGGGCTCGTCTACACTCACGGCAACCATGGCAATGGCTCCGTTGGTCGTGCGACGTGGTCCACGTACGGAGGACGCCTCCGCCGACCACGACGACGCGGGTTTGGCCTCCGCCAGCCACGACGACGAGGGCCTGGCCTCCGTTTGCGGTCTCAGGCGCGACACTGTTACGGAGGCTCCCCTTGCCGTTGACGCGTCTTCCTCTACCCGTGGTTCTCCAATGGCCGCTGCATGTGTTTCGAAGGTCACTCCGGATTGCTTAGCCACGCCTACTCCACATGCTGGAGACATTGATTTGGTGGTGGCGGAAACGTCATCGGAGTCTGGTAGCAACCCTGCGTATTCTTTGGTGGTCCGTAGACCGTTGTGCATGGCTGCAAATTTTTTTGGGGGCACCTCCGTGAGCCCTGTGGGGAACATGCTTCTTCACCATCAAGGTATTGTGTTACCCAATCCCAGGCAAAGGGTGATGGAAGTTGGGGAATGTAGCAACAGTAAGTTACAAGAGGTGGGACCTACACGTTCCGATGGATTCATTTCTCACAAAACGAATGTAAGGTTAGTATCTAGTTCTACTGTTTTTACTAATAATGATACTAATAACTGTTTGGTCTCGTTAAATAACGAGAAGGTAGAAGCAGATAGAATATGGAATTCAGGAAAGAAGGTAGGATACTCTCGGTTTGGAAATGAGGTTGATATtttaaacaagttaaaaagtTTGGAAGAAAGGGACAACGGGAATGAGGGTTTAGGTTGGGTTGGGCAAAATGTCGTTAATGATGAAGCTGATTAGTATGAATATTAGGGGTTTGGGTGGAATGATAAAAAGGAAGTATATTAGTAAGCTCATTAAAGAACAACAAGTTGGTTTTATCTGCTTGCAGGAAACAAAATGCGAACATTTTAGTAAGGAAAAGTGTTATCAAATGTGGGGATCAAATGAAATCGACTGGATTGAGGTTGGAGCAGTTAATAATGGTGGAGGAATAATCACAATGTggaagaaaaattgttttgaattaaAAGGGTTCAGATGTGGGAACAACTATTCAATTATTGAAGGAATATGAAAGGTAGGAAAGCCATTGGAAGTAATAATAGTTAATATTTACTGTGGAGGCTCTTTAAGAGAAAAGAGAAGTATTTGGGATGAGATATGTGAGATAAGGAAAAACCACCGAATAAAAATATGGTGTGTAGCTGGAGATTTTAATTCTATTAGATGTGCTGGGGAGAGAAGAGGTCAAAATTATAATGCAAATTATGGAAGTGAAATACAAAGCTTTAATAAGTTCATTGAGGAGTCTAGTCTGGTTGATATTCCTTTGGTGGGTAGAAAGTTTACCTGGTACAAACCTAATGGGACAATGAAGAGCAGAATAGACAGAGTTCTAGTCTCCCTTGAATGGTTAGAGAAGTGGTCGGGAAGTAAATTGTATGCGGAAGGGAGATCGGTTTCAAACCATTGTGCTTTAGTGTTAAAGGAGATAAATATCGACTGGGGTCCAAAACCGTTTAGATGTCTTGACGTGTGGCAAAAAGACAGCCGGTTTAAGGAATTTGTAAGGTTTAAGTGGGCAAGCTACGATATCAGGGGAAACGGTTTGTACGTTTTAAAGGAGAAATTGAAAAGGTTAAAGTTTGATATAAGGAACTAGAACAAACACGTCTTTGGAGATGTGAATAAACAAAGAGTGGAATTagaaaagagagtccaagatcTGGATGGAAAAGACGAGGGGGAGTTGAGTGTGGAAGATAGAGAAGAGAGGAGACAACTGTTAGCTGACCTGGGGCAAGTCCGAGTGAAACAATAGGCGATTTTACAGCAAAAAGCAAGATTCAGTTGGTTAAGTCAGGGGGATttgaatacaaaattttatcatTCAAGCATTAAGTGGAGGAGGATGTTTAACGGGATTAATGGTCTTAAGGTCGGAGATCAGTGGTGCGAAGACCCAACCGAAGTAAAGGTTAGAGTGAAGGAACTTTTTGAGGGCAGATTtagtggggggggggggggggggaagtCCTCTGGTTAGATTGGATAATGTTCGGTTTAAGGGGATATCTAGGGAGGACAATGTAATGTTGGTTGGAAGTATTTCTGAAGAGGAAGTTAAGGAGGCAGTATGGAATTGTGATAGCTCCAAAAGTCCTGGACCGGATGGTTTTAATTTTGGCTTTATAAAATTCTGTTGGgattttttaaaagaagatGTTGTGAGTGCGGTACAAAGGTTTGCAGAGGGTGGAAGTTGGCCGAAAGGTTCTAATGCCTCATTTATTACCCTGGTTCCAAAGGTTGCAAATCCACAACAACTGAATGAGTTTAGACCGATCTCTTTGGTGGGTTGTGTGTATAAAATTATCTCTAAAATCCTTTCTTCAAGGTTAAAAAGGGTACTAAACAAAGTTATTGATCCCAGACAGTCTGCTTTCTTGGAAGGAAGAGGTTTGTTGGACAGTGTGTTAGTGGCTAACGAGACACTGGAGGAggtaaaaaggaaaaagaaagaatgtgTGGTGTTTAAGGTGGACTATGAAAAGGCATACGACTCAGTTAGTTGGGAGTTTCTTTACTACATGATGGGAAGATTGGGTTTTTGTGGTAAGTGGATTGATTGGATAAAAAGTTGTTTAGAATCATCCTCAATATCTGTGTTAGTAAATGGAAGCCCTACAACTGAGTTTAAACCTTTGAAGGGCCTAAGACAAGGGGATCCTTTAGCACCGTTCCTTTTTCTAATTGCGGCTGAAGGTCTTGCAGGGGTAGTTAGGCAGGCGGAAGAAAAGAAGCTAGTAGAAGGTATTGAAGTCGGGGAAAAGCGAGTAAAAGTGTGCATGTTGCAATACGCAGACGACACTCTTTTCTTCTGTAAAGCCTCAATCCAAAATGTTCTGACACTAAAGGCTATTCTGAAATGCTTTGAACTTGCTTCTGGTCTTAAGGTTAACTACTCCAAGAGTAAGGTTGGGGGAGTGGGTGTGAATATAAATCAGACAATGACTTTCGCCTCAATCCTTAATTGTGACATTATGAAGGCACCTTTCAATTACTTGGGGGTGTTGGTAGGTGGGAATCATAAGAGGTGTGTCTTTTGGGAAGGTGTGATCACTAAGTTACGAAATAGGCTGAGCGCATGGAAAGGGAAAACCCTCTCTTTGGCAGGCAGAGTATGTCTTATCAAATCGGTGCTTACGTCCCTACCGCTTTTCTATGTCTCCATTTTTTATATGCCGGTAACTGTGATGAGGGAAGTGAAAAGGTTACAAAAAAACTTTTTGTGGGAATGGGGGTCAGAGAACCGGAAAATTGCTTGGGTGGCGTGGGATAAGATTTGTCAATCGAAAGATAATGGCGGATTAGGGGTCATTGACATAGAAAAGTTTAACTTAGATCTTCTAGGGAAATGGATATGGAGACTTAAGTCTGAAGAGAGTGGGTTTTGGAAGGATATTATAGAGTCTAAGTACGGTGGGTGGAGGGGCTTAAGATCTCAAGATCAGTCTTGTAAGGAATCGATGTGGTGGAGGGACCTCAGGAAAGTTTGGCACTTAGAGGGGTGGGGATTTGATTTTGAAGATAGAGGTCGGTGGGAAGTAGGAGATGGGAAAGAAATCAGATTATGGGAGGATAAGTGGTTGGAAAACATCCCTCTAATGCATAAATTCCCTAGATTATATTTAATCTCCTTGGATACTGGTTGTACTCTGTCACAAGTTGGGAGTTGGAG
This region includes:
- the LOC137837288 gene encoding uncharacterized protein, which produces MGEEREDPQRLKRIAADSYDYDNDSRWPDYWSNVLIPPHMASRNDVVSHFKRKFYQRYVDSDLVVEPMSLGGSSSQPARSSTTPSVTPPTNNQPRARSSASTDRTSGTTSATAGAAPLRWDRQTIMFSVNAWVFVVGFLAAIPLVPKHLSHRAYRLSFLGTTCSSLYSLYSQYGKPRAWNMQALQVYFQSIIASSDFIYFIFCLTFVTSHLCLKFALIPILCWSLEHVAKFLRRNFSRSTLYRKYLEEACVWVESNNSTLHILTSHAEIGLGFLLIISLFSWQRNIIQAFMYWQLLKLMYHVPVTAPYHQSVWAQIGRTVNPVIQRHLPFLRTPVTAIQRWWLR